One window from the genome of Diabrotica virgifera virgifera chromosome 6, PGI_DIABVI_V3a encodes:
- the LOC126886090 gene encoding protein PFC0760c-like codes for MQSKQTINDFPKISLNLKNSSLSAVKALHVVAYGDKGLPRQTRKNLRNFTNFAWDKGSQEYSTKIDDIKNKLSMPDLVAVCHVLVLNYTGSEDDVIERICSFLNDFNLEDETDDEDEDASDDNGDKDVYHNEEGKYVTDDDGDNEDNDVNSDKDEEGKDVTEDDGDNKDNDVNNDKDAYHEDEEESKDVTDDNSNHDDNRKDKRTTDLFTRNRSKSNNMTRGRLNDSFALTFRDVEELVESYEPFFNSFILQSISNDNKRLC; via the coding sequence atGCAGTCTAAACAAACTATTAACGATTTTCCAAAAATTAGTTTAAACCTTAAAAATTCGTCATTAAGTGCTGTTAAGGCGTTGCATGTTGTCGCATACGGGGATAAAGGGTTGCCGCGACAAACTAGGAAGAATTTGCGGAATTTTACAAATTTTGCGTGGGATAAAGGATCCCAGGAATATTCCACAAAAATAGACGACATAAAAAACAAACTAAGTATGCCGGACTTAGTAGCAGTTTGCCATGTTTTAGTTCTGAACTACACTGGTTCAGAGGACGACGTGATTGAACGTATTTGTTCATTTTTGAACGACTTCAATCTTGAAGACGAGACTGACGATGAAGACGAAGACGCTAGCGACGATAACGGTGATAAAGACGTTTATCATAATGAAGAAGGTAAATACGTTACCGACGACGATGGCGATAATGAGGATAACGACGTTAATAGTGATAAAGACGAAGAAGGTAAAGACGTTACCGAAGACGATGGCGATAATAAGGATAACGACGTTAATAATGATAAAGACGCTTATCACGAAGACGAAGAAGAAAGTAAAGACGTTACCGACGACAATAGTAATCATGATGATAATAGGAAAGATAAAAGAACGACGGATTTATTTACGAGGAATAGATCAAAATCAAACAACATGACGAGAGGCAGACTGAATGATTCATTTGCCTTAACTTTTAGAGACGTAGAAGAATTAGTCGAAAGTTACGAACCTTTTTTTAACTCCTTTATTCTGCAATCTATCAGTAATGACAATAAGCGTCTTTGTTGA